TTCGGAGTGCTCGGCGCGGTCCGCTACACGGCCCCCGACGAACTCAAACGCGACCTCGACTGGATCGAGGCGCACGTCGACGGAAAGCCGTACGGCCTGGACGTCGTCATGCCCGCCAAGAAGGTCGAAGGGGTCACCGAGGCCGACGTCGAGGCGATGATCCCCGAGGGTCACCGGCAGTTCGTCAAGGACACCCTCGCCAAGTACGGCGTGCCCGAACTCGCCGAGGGCGAGGCGTCCGGGTGGCGCATCACGGGCTGGATGGAGCAGGTCGCCCGCAACCAGCTGGACGTGGCCTTCGACTACCCGATCCGGCTGCTCGCCAACGCCCTGGGCTCCCCGCCCGCCGACGTGGTGGCCCGCGCGCACGAGCGGAACGTCCTCGTGGCCGCCCTCGCGGGCAGCGCCCGGCACGCCGTCAAGCACAAGGAGGGCGGCATCGACATCGTGGTCGCCCAGGGCTACGAGGCCGGCGGGCACACCGGCGACATCGCCTCCATGGTCCTCACCCCCGAGGTCGTCGACGCCGTGGACCCGCTGCCCGTGCTGGCGGCCGGCGGCATCGGAAGCGGACAGCAGGTGGCGGCAGCGCTGGCACTCGGCGCCCAGGGTGTGTGGCTGGGCTCCATATGGCTGACCACCACAGAGGCCGAACTGCCCTCACCCAAGCTGATCGAGAAGCTCCTCGCCGCCGGCTCCGGCGACACCGTCCGCTCCCGCGCCCTGACCGGGAAACCCGCACGCCAGCTCCGTACCGAATGGACCGACGCCTGGGACTCCGCCGACGGACCCGGCACCCTGCCCATGCCCCTCCAGGGCCTGCTGGTCGCCGACGCCGTCTCACGCATCCAGAAGTACGAGGTCGAGCCCCTGCTCGGCACACCCGTCGGCCAGATCGTCGGCCGGATGACCAGCGAACGCAGTGTCCAGGCCGTCTTCGACGACCTCACCCGCGGCTTCGAGAAAGCCGTCGATCGCATCAACCGCATCGCCGGAAGGAGCGGCCAGTGACGAGCACACCCCCCGCGGGCTTCTGGGCCCAGGCCGCCCAGGACCCCTCACGCACGGTCCTCACCGCCCCCGACGGTTCGTCCTGGACCGCGGGCCGCCTGCACGCCGCCGCCAACCAGCTCGTGCACGGCCTGCGCGCGGCCGGACTGGAACGCGGTGACGCCTTCGCCGTCGTCCTGCCCAACAGCGCCGAGTTCTTCACCGCGCACCTCGCCGCCAGCCAGGCCGGGTTCTACCTGGTCCCGATCAACCACCACTTCGTCGCCCCCGAGATCGCCTGGATCGTCGCCGACTCGGGCGCCAAGGTGCTCCTCGCCCACGAGCGCTTCGCCGACGCGGCACGGCACGCGGCCGACGAGGCGGGCCTTCCGGCGACCCACCGGTACGCCGTCGGCGAGGTCGACGGCTTCCGGCCGTACGCCGAACTCCTCGCCGGACAACCGGAGTCGCCGCCCGCCGACCGTGAACTCGGCTGGGTCATGAACTACACCTCGGGCACCACGGGCCGCCCGCGCGGTATCCGCCGGCCCCTGCCCGGCAAGCTCCCCGAGGAGGCCTATCTCGGCGGCTTCCTCGGCATCTTCGGCATCAGGCCCTTCGACGACAACGTCCACCTCGTCTGCTCGCCGCTCTACCACACCGCCGTCCTCCAGTTCGCGGCCGCTTCCCTGCACATCGGCCATCCCCTGGTGCTGATGGACAAGTGGACGCCGGAGGAGATGCTCCGGCTGATCGACGCACACCGCTGCACCCACACGCACATGGTCCCGACCCAGTTCCACCGCCTGCTGGCGCTGCCCGCGGAGGTCCGGGCACGCTACGACGTCTCGTCCATGCGGCACGCGATCCACGGCGCCGCTCCCTGCCCCGACCATGTGAAACGGGCGATGCTCGACTGGTGGGGGCCCTGTGTGGAGGAGTACTACGCGGCCAGCGAGGGCGGTGGGGCCTTCGCCACCGCCGAGGACTGGCTGAAGAAGCCCGGCACGGTCGGCAAGGCCTGGCCCATCAGCGAACTCGCGATCTTCGACGACGACGGCAACCGGCTGCCCCCCGGTGAACTCGGCACCGTGTACCTGAAGATGAACACCGGCGGCTTCGCGTACCACAAGGACGAGGCCAAGACGAAGAAGAACCGCATCGGCGACTTCTTCACCGTCGGCGACCTCGGCCTCCTCGACGAGGACGGCTACCTCTTCCTCCGCGACCGCAAGATCGACATGATCATCTCCGGCGGGGTCAACATCTACCCCGCCGAGATCGAGTCCGTCCTGCTCCAGCACCCCGCCGTCGCCGACGCGGCCGCCTTCGGCATCCCGCACGACGACTGGGGCGAGGAGGTCAAGGCGGTGGTGGAGCCGGCCCCGGGGCACACCCCCGGGCCGGACTTGGCCGCCGACCTCCTCGCCCACTGCGCCGAACGGCTCGCGGGCTACAAGTGCCCGAAGAGCGTCGACTTCATCACCGAGATGCCCCGCGACCCCAACGGCAAGCTGTACAAGCGCCGGCTGCGGGAGCCGTACTGGGAGGGGCGCTCGCGGCCGGTGTGAGCCCGCCCGGCTTCAGGAGCGCACCCGCACGATCCGCAGTGCGGGCGAGGTCAGGATGTCCTTCTCGCAGAAGCGGGACGTCACCCACTTCTCCGCGGAGAACAGCCGCGTCTGGTCACTGAAGTGCGGGGAGTCCGGGTTCGAGGACTGGGAGTACGTCAGCAGGGTCCGGGCCACCGGGCAGCGCCCGCCGTCCCAGCCGACCGCCTGGATGTAGCTGGACCCCGTCGTCACCTCGGTGTACCCGCCGCCCGCCGGGTTCCACACCGGCTCGACCTTGTTCCACACGCCCAGCGACTCGGTGCCGCCCGGAACGGCGATGCGCTTGCCGTTCCGCACCACGAACTGGTGCTCGCCGAGAGGGGAGTTCAGCGGAATATCCGCTGCTCTCAGCTCGGCGACGGTGTCCGCGAGCGCCGTGGCGAAGGCGGGCGCGTCCGTGTTGAGCGTGTTGGGCGTGCCCACCGGGTCGGCCGCCGAGAACGGCACCTTCCACAGCTGGGCCACGGGCAGCTTCCGCCACAGCCGGTCGAAGAGCAGCGCGCCCCGGCTGCCGGTGTCCGCGGTGCGGTCCCAGGCCGCGAGCACCCCGCAGGCCTCGCGGACGTCAACGACCTTGCCGTCACTGCCCGTTGCCGTACCGTCGGGCAGCGCCGCACAGGCCTTCGCCGCGTCCGCCGCCACCAGGTCGCCCGCGGGCACCCGGTCGGCGAACTGCTGCGCCTGAAGATCCCGGACGGTCAGCTTCCCCCGCGCGGCCATCGCGGACACGTCCTGAAGGGCGCCCCGCGTGCGCATCGACCGCTGCGTGCCCACGGTGCCGAAGACCCGCTCGTACCCGGTCAGCGGCCGCTCGGCGTTGGCCAGCCAGGCGCTGTCGTTGGAGTTCTCCGCGTACGGCGCGTCCTGGAGGACCGGCATCTTCGCGGGCCCGAAGATCCCCGGCTGCACGGCGTCAGGATCGCTGCCGAGGGCGCAGTCGCCGCGCGAGCCGTCGAGGACCGCCACTCCGGAGGCGGGGTAGGTGACCCGGCCCAGGGGAGT
Above is a window of Streptomyces griseorubiginosus DNA encoding:
- a CDS encoding nitronate monooxygenase encodes the protein MQTELSKTLGVEHAVFGFTPFPAVAAAISRAGGFGVLGAVRYTAPDELKRDLDWIEAHVDGKPYGLDVVMPAKKVEGVTEADVEAMIPEGHRQFVKDTLAKYGVPELAEGEASGWRITGWMEQVARNQLDVAFDYPIRLLANALGSPPADVVARAHERNVLVAALAGSARHAVKHKEGGIDIVVAQGYEAGGHTGDIASMVLTPEVVDAVDPLPVLAAGGIGSGQQVAAALALGAQGVWLGSIWLTTTEAELPSPKLIEKLLAAGSGDTVRSRALTGKPARQLRTEWTDAWDSADGPGTLPMPLQGLLVADAVSRIQKYEVEPLLGTPVGQIVGRMTSERSVQAVFDDLTRGFEKAVDRINRIAGRSGQ
- a CDS encoding acyl-CoA synthetase — protein: MTSTPPAGFWAQAAQDPSRTVLTAPDGSSWTAGRLHAAANQLVHGLRAAGLERGDAFAVVLPNSAEFFTAHLAASQAGFYLVPINHHFVAPEIAWIVADSGAKVLLAHERFADAARHAADEAGLPATHRYAVGEVDGFRPYAELLAGQPESPPADRELGWVMNYTSGTTGRPRGIRRPLPGKLPEEAYLGGFLGIFGIRPFDDNVHLVCSPLYHTAVLQFAAASLHIGHPLVLMDKWTPEEMLRLIDAHRCTHTHMVPTQFHRLLALPAEVRARYDVSSMRHAIHGAAPCPDHVKRAMLDWWGPCVEEYYAASEGGGAFATAEDWLKKPGTVGKAWPISELAIFDDDGNRLPPGELGTVYLKMNTGGFAYHKDEAKTKKNRIGDFFTVGDLGLLDEDGYLFLRDRKIDMIISGGVNIYPAEIESVLLQHPAVADAAAFGIPHDDWGEEVKAVVEPAPGHTPGPDLAADLLAHCAERLAGYKCPKSVDFITEMPRDPNGKLYKRRLREPYWEGRSRPV